A section of the Bryobacteraceae bacterium genome encodes:
- a CDS encoding deoxyhypusine synthase-like protein, protein MLEDTNRRRIVRTRRVDEIGTFDELLRHCLPAFGGAYLRRIYTILDTAIGMGCPLTVSVAGPVTVSGQHQAWLIPLIETGWIAYVSTTDAVCYHDGHRALPGRGDCVFEVPIFGDDGALREQRIIRVADMAFEDDVLNDQDRLLSALLQRPEFQKKMSGTEFRYKLGLWYGAMEKASGVAPGLLSTCARMAVPVFVGAPGDGSVFLNSLKLWAMRETGLIERHELDLDIHLEVFESCAFHYWGLFESEARAMGTIILGGGVPKNFNLQPEPALSQLLGLPDIRGYLFDVQIVSSPVTDGSLSSCFPAEAVTWGKVDKDHYQQTTESMQCDYSIVLPLLVKALLENRARYERLAAEMGEEALFEKEPKARGYLRPRAGYRLYDRRAELVEKLKQAVREQRDWLLDSIRFPLPPAP, encoded by the coding sequence ATGCTAGAGGATACGAACCGCAGGAGAATTGTGCGCACGCGCCGGGTGGACGAAATCGGCACGTTTGATGAGCTGCTGCGCCACTGTCTGCCCGCCTTTGGCGGGGCGTATCTGCGGCGGATTTATACAATCCTGGACACGGCCATCGGCATGGGCTGCCCGCTGACGGTCTCGGTGGCGGGCCCGGTGACGGTGAGCGGGCAACACCAGGCGTGGCTGATACCGCTAATCGAAACAGGATGGATTGCTTACGTTTCGACCACCGACGCCGTCTGCTACCACGACGGCCACCGGGCGCTGCCGGGCCGCGGCGACTGCGTTTTCGAGGTTCCCATTTTCGGCGATGACGGCGCACTGCGCGAGCAGCGCATCATCCGCGTTGCCGACATGGCCTTTGAGGACGACGTCCTCAACGACCAGGACCGCTTGCTCTCCGCCCTGCTCCAGCGGCCCGAGTTTCAGAAGAAAATGTCCGGCACCGAGTTCCGCTACAAGCTGGGGCTCTGGTACGGGGCGATGGAAAAAGCCAGCGGCGTGGCGCCGGGGCTGCTGTCCACCTGCGCCCGCATGGCCGTGCCCGTCTTCGTCGGCGCGCCCGGCGATGGCAGCGTGTTTCTGAATTCGCTCAAGCTGTGGGCGATGCGCGAGACGGGCCTGATCGAACGCCATGAGCTTGATCTCGACATCCACCTGGAAGTCTTTGAAAGCTGCGCGTTTCACTACTGGGGCCTGTTTGAATCCGAGGCGCGGGCGATGGGCACCATCATTCTGGGCGGCGGCGTGCCCAAGAATTTCAACCTTCAGCCGGAGCCGGCCCTGAGCCAGTTGCTGGGACTGCCCGACATCCGTGGCTATCTGTTCGACGTGCAGATCGTCAGCTCGCCGGTCACCGACGGGTCGCTGTCGTCCTGCTTCCCGGCCGAGGCGGTGACCTGGGGCAAGGTGGACAAGGACCACTATCAGCAGACAACCGAGTCGATGCAATGCGACTACTCGATTGTCCTGCCACTGCTCGTAAAGGCGCTGCTCGAAAACCGGGCGCGCTACGAACGATTGGCCGCAGAGATGGGCGAAGAGGCGCTGTTTGAAAAAGAACCCAAGGCCCGCGGTTATCTGCGCCCGCGCGCGGGCTACCGCCTGTACGACCGGCGCGCGGAGCTGGTGGAGAAGCTGAAACAGGCGGTGCGCGAACAGCGCGACTGGCTGCTCGACAGCATCCGCTTCCCGTTGCCGCCGGCCCCCTGA
- a CDS encoding RNA-binding protein, with the protein MKRSAAAWAVLVVTAAALCLAVASSAREPVARAPQRPVYRDIAATWPFRYVSNNSLHGRKWFPQPMCGGIAVFDYDNDGRLDIFFTNGARFPERRRTDPSYFNLLLRQKPDGTFEDMTERAGLQGKDLDFNFGVAAGDYDNDGWTDLFIATAGRNVLYRNMRNGTFRDVTAGSGLGKKPPNLLSVVAAWFDYDRDGWLDLFVSNYTYWSPETDHRCAMSDMDLYCDPRRYPSVPHQLFRNLGNGTFADVTEKVRLNEAPGKGMGVSIADFNDDGWLDIFVANDTDPNFLFLNRQGKFFEETGLQLGVAYNENAQAGSSMGCDAKDYDNDGRTDIFYNNLRSQIWGLLRNTGGAFELVSTPTRITYLSRPYSGWSNGFIDYNNDGWKDIYSSNGDVDEFNELSPQNDTMFENVEGKHFIDVSAELGPDFMQRGFQRGSAFADLNNDGWMDIVVTSLNRRPRILLNSGLPGAHWLLVELNGRRSPRDAIGAKLKLTTVSGRTLYNHVSVSVGFMGSSDRRVHFGLGPETRIRSLDITWPSGVRQTLENIAADQILQVTEPAARPAASKTAAAKAAPARR; encoded by the coding sequence ATGAAGCGCTCCGCCGCAGCCTGGGCCGTGCTGGTTGTGACGGCGGCAGCCCTCTGCCTCGCCGTCGCATCCTCGGCGCGCGAGCCCGTGGCGCGGGCCCCGCAGCGGCCCGTCTATCGCGACATCGCCGCAACTTGGCCGTTCCGTTACGTGTCCAATAACAGCCTGCACGGGCGGAAGTGGTTTCCGCAGCCGATGTGCGGCGGCATCGCGGTCTTCGATTATGACAACGACGGCCGGCTCGACATCTTTTTCACTAACGGCGCCCGCTTCCCCGAGCGCCGGCGGACGGATCCTTCCTACTTCAACCTCCTGCTGCGGCAGAAGCCCGATGGCACGTTCGAGGACATGACGGAGCGCGCCGGGCTGCAAGGGAAGGATCTCGACTTCAACTTCGGCGTGGCTGCCGGCGACTACGACAACGACGGCTGGACGGACCTGTTCATCGCCACTGCCGGCCGCAATGTCCTGTACCGCAACATGCGCAATGGGACGTTCCGCGACGTGACTGCCGGTTCAGGCCTTGGAAAAAAGCCGCCCAATCTCCTCAGCGTCGTGGCCGCCTGGTTCGACTATGACCGCGACGGCTGGCTGGATCTGTTCGTTTCCAACTACACCTACTGGTCGCCCGAAACAGACCACCGCTGCGCGATGAGCGACATGGATCTCTACTGCGACCCGCGCCGCTACCCCAGCGTCCCGCACCAGCTTTTCCGCAACCTGGGCAACGGCACATTTGCTGACGTCACGGAAAAAGTGCGCCTCAATGAGGCCCCTGGCAAGGGAATGGGGGTTTCCATCGCTGATTTCAACGACGACGGATGGCTGGACATTTTCGTCGCCAATGACACGGATCCCAATTTTCTTTTCCTCAACCGCCAGGGGAAATTCTTCGAAGAAACCGGTCTCCAGCTGGGCGTGGCCTATAACGAGAACGCGCAGGCCGGCTCGTCGATGGGATGCGACGCGAAGGACTATGACAACGACGGCCGAACCGATATCTTCTACAACAACCTGCGTTCGCAGATCTGGGGCCTGCTGCGCAACACCGGCGGAGCGTTCGAGCTGGTCTCGACGCCGACCCGCATCACCTACCTGAGCCGGCCCTATTCGGGCTGGAGCAACGGTTTCATCGACTATAACAACGACGGATGGAAAGACATTTACTCCTCCAATGGAGACGTCGATGAATTCAACGAGCTTTCCCCGCAGAATGACACGATGTTTGAGAACGTGGAGGGAAAGCATTTCATCGACGTCTCGGCAGAACTGGGGCCGGATTTCATGCAGAGAGGATTCCAGCGCGGCTCGGCCTTCGCCGACCTGAACAACGACGGCTGGATGGACATCGTCGTCACGTCGCTGAACCGCCGGCCGCGGATCCTGCTCAACAGCGGCCTGCCCGGCGCGCACTGGCTGCTTGTGGAACTCAACGGACGCCGCAGTCCCCGCGACGCCATCGGAGCCAAGCTCAAGCTGACGACGGTCTCCGGACGGACCCTCTACAACCACGTCTCGGTGAGCGTCGGGTTCATGGGGTCCAGCGACCGCCGCGTCCACTTTGGCCTCGGCCCGGAGACACGCATCCGCTCGCTGGACATCACCTGGCCCAGCGGCGTCCGGCAGACGCTCGAGAACATCGCCGCCGACCAGATCCTCCAGGTGACCGAACCGGCAGCCCGGCCCGCCGCCTCAAAGACGGCTGCGGCAAAAGCGGCACCCGCCCGGCGCTGA